The sequence below is a genomic window from Haematobia irritans isolate KBUSLIRL chromosome 3, ASM5000362v1, whole genome shotgun sequence.
tgccggcaaattggataaaaactacggattctagaagcccaagaaataaagtcgggagataggtctatatggggtctacacCAAAATATAGACCAATAGACACCATTTgctacacacctatttgtgatcttaaaatacctctagattttcaatttcaagcaaatcgtccagaaaatatagtctctagacgcccaagaagtaaaatcgagagatcggtctacataggggttataccaaaaaatggaccgatacacctcaatttcggcacacatatttggggttccaaaatacctctagattttcaatttcaggcaaatcgagtgataaatacagtttatagaagcccaaaaataaaaatcgggagatcggatcctaggggggctatagccccctagctaaaaatttatatttcatttatttatatttcaattaatgtttcatttcataaaaatgaataaaaaaattagacatcaaaattacacgaaaattaatttatcataaagcaagtaaaagtaattccacacatttcccatcaaaaaactttggaagttcttccaaaggcacaactttgaaagcacttccagaagatgtactcccaatgatgttctttattttaactactcaggaagttctttaaattcaattttttataacatggttttttcatacttttaatgggaaattttaacttttttgtttcaaataccttaaaaacgaagtaagaattcataaaatggtacaaataatttaaattttgtcgaaaaaaattctaaatccaatctgaaaaacttgtgaatttttgaaaatatttgaggtcaaacgtttccgacaagcattagaatccattaaaaattataaaaattatttatttgacaaaatataacagaattttttaatttacattcaaaacattgaattcggatcacacctaaagaagtgatgcaaattcattgcaacggctgttgaaatggaggacttccgtcctatgacaagcccatgttgaattcatcgcttcttcgtcagttttgcaccatttccggatccaaaaagatcattttcattacttttttgacgacgcttttttggctgggtttgtttattttttataaaaatggaaaatcgtaaataggttttcaaattctgggggggggggctaaaatttttctgggggggtctaagccccctcaccagaggccttcctacgcttatgatggcgactataccaaaacatggaccgatacggaccattttcgacacacctctttatggtcctaaaatacctctagattttcaatttcagacaaatcggatagaaaatacagtttatagacgcccaagaagcaaaatcgggagatcggtctatatacacctctttatggtcacaaaatacctttagatttccaatttcagggaaatcggatagtaaatacagtttctagaagcccaagaagcaaaatcgaaagatgggtctatatgggggctataccaaaacatggaccgatgggcaccagtttcggcacacctttttatggtcctcaagaacctctagattttcaattttaggcaaattggataaaaactacggcttttatgagcccaagaccccaagaccccaaatcgggaaatcggtttatatggggaatatatcaaaccttagaccgatatagcccatcttcgaacttgacctgcctgcaaacaaaaaacgaatctgtgccaaatttcaggacgatagcgccattattgaaggctgtagcgtgattacaacagacagacagatggacatgcttatatcgtcttagaatttctccctgatcaagaatatatatactttatatagtcggagatcgatatttcgatgtgttacaaacggaatgacaaagttattatatctCCATAACAATTCTATGGTgatgcacacaaaaatttttttttcttattcaatcacgaaattaattgatccaattaatttttaatttaacagaaatgatagtatcaattaaaaaattaattgaaggtcaattaaaaagttaattgatccaattaaaaaattaattgatactattatttttgtgattggtttttgtttcaattaaaaaatttgttgaatcaattaaatttttattgaatattttttaaaactcaattaaaattttaattggaaaaattttcgtgaaatttttttgtgtgtgggtataaaaactgcaaaataacatttttataccctccaccataggatgggggtatattaactttgtcattccgtttgtaacacatcgaaatattgctctaagaccccataaagtatatatattctgggtcgtggtgaaattctgagtcgatctgagcatgtccgtccgtccgtctgttgaaatcacgcaaacttccgaacgaaacaagctatcgacttgaaacttggcacaagtagttgttattgatgtaggtcggatggtattgcaaatgggccatatcggtccacttttacgtatagcccccatataaacggacccccaaatttggcttgcgattgctctaaaagaagcaaatttcataccatcaggctgaaattaggtacatggtgttagtatatggtctctaacaaccatgcaaaaattggtccatatcggtccaattttacgtatagcccccatataaacggacccccaaatttggcttgcgattgctctaagagaagcaaatttcatccgatccggctgaaatttggtacatggtgttagtatatggtttctaacaaccatgcaaaaattggtccatatcggtccacttttacgtatagcccccatataaacggacacccaaatttggcttgcgattgctctaaaagaagcaaatttcataccatcaggctgaaattaggtacatggtgttagtatatggtctctaacaacgaattctagaagcctaagaagtaaaatcgggagatcaggctatataggggctatgccaaaaaatgaaccgatacggaccattttcgacacacctctttatggtcttaagatacgtctatatttctaattgccggcaaattggataaaaactacggattctagaagcccaagaaataaagtcgggagataggtctatatggggtctacaccaaaatatagaccaatagacaccatttgcgacacacctatttgtgatcttaaaatacctctagattttcaatttcaagcaaatcgtccagaaaatatagtctctagacgcccaagaagtaaaatcgagagatcggtctacataggggttataccaaaaaatggaccgatacacctcaatttcggcacacatatttggggttccaaaatacctctagattttcaatttcaggcaaatcgagtgataaatacagtttatagaagcccaaaaataaaaatgcgatTGCTctcaaagaagcaaatttcataccatcaggctgaaattaggtacatggtgttagtatatggtctctaacaaccatgcaaaaattggtccatatcggtccaattttacgtatagcccccatataaacggacccccaaatttggcttgcgattgctctaagagaagcaaatttcatccgatccggctgaaatttggtacatggtgttagtatatggtttctaacaaccatgcaaaaattggtccatatcggtccacttttacgtatagcccccatataaacggacacccaaatttggcttgcgattgctctaagagaagcaaatttcatccgctcaggctgaaatttggtacgtggtgtaagtatatggtctccaataaccatgcaaaaattggtccatatcggtccacttttacgcatagcccccatataaacggacccccaaatttggcttgcgattgctctaagagaagcaaatttcatccgatccggctgaaatttggtacatggtgttaatatatggtctctactaaccatgcaaaaattggtccatatcggtccacttttacgtatagctcccatataaacggacccccaaatttggcttgcgattgctctaagagaagcaaatttcatccgatccggctgaaatttggtacatggtgttagtatacggtctctaataaccgtgcaaaaattggtccatatcggtccacttttacttatagcccccatatagacggacccccaaatttggcttgcgattgctctaagagaagcaaatttcatccgatcctgctgaaatttgctacatggtattaatatatggtctttaacaaccatgtacaaattggtccatatcggtccataattatatatagcccccatataaaccgatccccagatttgaactccggagcctcttagaggagcaaaattcatccgatctggttgaaatttgctacgtggtgttaatattacaagcttacaagcatgccaaaattggttcatatcggtctatagttatatatagccgatccccaatcacacaaaaattggtccatatcggttcataatcatgcttgccactcgagcaaaaataatctagcaaaatttgtcaaaattttatacctatagaaaattttgtcaaattttatttctatagaaaattttgacaaaattttatttctgtagaaaatgttgtcaaaattttaattctatagagaatgttgtcaaaattttaaatcttttgaaaatttagtaaaaattttatttctatagaaaattttgtcaaaatgttatttctatagaaaattttgttaaaatcgcatttttatagaaaattttgtccaaattttacttctatagaaaatgttgtcaaaattttattttgtcaaaattttatttctatagaaaattttgtcaattatacacgtatttaatcggccattttaagtttaatatataccacgtatggactacgtggtatatattatggtattaggaagttttaagataccttgtcatcggcaaaagttaccgcaacccaagtaaatcgattgtggatgacagtcttcagtagaagttctacgcaatccatggtggagggtacataagcttcggcctggccgaacttacggccgtatattcttgttttagttggaaaaaataaagaacacagatttaaatctcaccagcggcaaattttttatcaaatttttttttctaaagattcATTTTTCGTTGTTGTTCCCAGcggatataaaaaattaaaaattttcgtaatttgaGAACCttcttaaaagaacttccaagtgaaaaagtcaacagCCTGTGCCTGTTCAAATCTACGCAAGGTGACAAGTAGCCTAAATGTCCAAATGTGAGAGGTATCCAACAAGgaaaaaaagcgtcgctaaaagaagtagtgaaaatgttatttttggatccggaagtgatgcaaaaatagcacagaagtgatgaattttacacgcaaagaaaaaaaactttggaaaaCGTCTaccggaaaaaattttttggtgttcggtcgaagcaggattcgaacccagggcccttggtatgcaaggcggacgtagcaaccactgctccacgttgcccaactaaatgtatgtttctattaaccctttcactaccggtgtccataattgttttaatattaggtttatgtcggtagtgaaagggttaaataaagtttgtttacccGGCTCGTGggctccgcaagctatgctatatatatatatataacttacatggataattgtctattgatgacaataacagctacatagctacgcggttcgattctccatccaggcgaGAGGTAAAGGTActgagaactaaaaaacctcgtggaagtgagaaagatgtgagagaaaattaaattagccagaaaagattttttttgagttagtctgtattaaattgtttttacatcctggaaaagaatacacgtttatcacaaaaagtatatatttttcttccaaagaaacttccttacagcgaaaagcaaatgagaaacgaagtttgtttgtctaaaatttcgtttttcataggacggatgtccatgcactgaatttgcatcacatttTAATGTGATGCGaaatcagtgttttggatgtgaattaaagaaatttgtgatatttagccaaataaataatttttataatttttaatacattccaAAGCTTATCCTAAACGTTTGCTTAGAAGtaattcctgtgtagttaaaataaagaacatctttgggaggacatttttgtaaCTTCCTTTAAAGTTGTACTTTTAGAACAACCTTTTTTTTGAGCAGTTATGggaagttaattttaatgtgttaatatagaaaaggtccccagacaactgtccacatttgggaggtgaccCGTTTACAGAGtgggaggtttcactgtactcaCATGAACCTAATTGTTTTCTCTTGTGAATTCTAAATTAGCTTTTCTatgtttcttttatttcagGCTCCATGATATTCGCCTCTGCTGGTATGAATATGGCCATGGGTTTGGGATGGGCTGAATTTGATTTATACACTTTGCTAAATCACTTCTGTTATTCCTGGTTTATTGGTGTAATTATTGGAACTATTCTGGCGGTACCACTACGATATTTTATGCCGAAGAAATGGATAATGGTGAGATAGGGAAAAGATTTATTAAAATctgaaaaaccaaaacaaaaacacaaattctCATATTTTCAGGCTGCAGCGGGTGTGCTCGTTCTAATTGGGGGCATCATATTCACCAGTGTCCCTCAAAATTACAATGCCTTACTGGCCGCACGTTATATTAATGGAATTGCTAATGGTCTGGCCACCGTACCCTTTCTAATACATGCCAGTGAGATATCTCTAGACTTCAGTCGAGGTAGATGCCTCACCAATGAACAATATTTCATAACATTCGGTGTAGTTCTTCAGATGATCTTTGCCTCGAATTGGTCCTCCGAAATAGCGTTTCCAGTAAATCGACTTCATGGAATTTTGGATatgttttttgcaattttatctggcatttttcttattttctttattgaatCGCCAATTGATGAGTTACGCAAAGGTGATGAGACTGCTGCCTTGGACTGTTTGTCCCGTTTACAAAAACCACGAGGTGTCACAGCTCATATCCGCCTAGTGCTAGAGCAGCACAAGACCTATGTGAGAGATCAAGAAAATTTAACTTTGGGCGAAAGCTTCAAACAGGGTCTTCTGCCATTGTTAAAACTGCTTGTTTTTCGTAGTCTACCATTAGCCTTTTTCTATTCGCTGCCCTTGAATTTTATACTGAGATATAGTGTCCTACTCAGTGGTATAACATACATGCCTACTATAGCAGCTATTTGTCGTCTCGTTACTACCGCCATACCTTACGTATTAATTGATAGTAAGATGGGTCGAAAATTTTCCTCAACCATAGCCATTGTCATTCTTGGATGTCTACTAATCGGAGAATCCACTCTCTTTCTAAATCTCATCGATATGGTGAATACAAGAGGTCTATATACAGCCATGATCTTGTACATCGTGATACAGGCTTTCGTTGGCTTTTTTACTCCATACACTTCTGTCTATATGGGTGAAGCTTTTCCGTTGCGAGCTAAACCGTATTTATTGGCAATTTGTGTTATTGCCGAACAAATAATCCAGATAAT
It includes:
- the LOC142229984 gene encoding major myo-inositol transporter IolT-like, yielding MGLGWAEFDLYTLLNHFCYSWFIGVIIGTILAVPLRYFMPKKWIMAAAGVLVLIGGIIFTSVPQNYNALLAARYINGIANGLATVPFLIHASEISLDFSRGRCLTNEQYFITFGVVLQMIFASNWSSEIAFPVNRLHGILDMFFAILSGIFLIFFIESPIDELRKGDETAALDCLSRLQKPRGVTAHIRLVLEQHKTYVRDQENLTLGESFKQGLLPLLKLLVFRSLPLAFFYSLPLNFILRYSVLLSGITYMPTIAAICRLVTTAIPYVLIDSKMGRKFSSTIAIVILGCLLIGESTLFLNLIDMVNTRGLYTAMILYIVIQAFVGFFTPYTSVYMGEAFPLRAKPYLLAICVIAEQIIQIILIETFKLPFGNGLLVEGIITVIVGLWLMLSMPETRNTSLAEAQRRFGSFLYLKAK